One Malaclemys terrapin pileata isolate rMalTer1 chromosome 7, rMalTer1.hap1, whole genome shotgun sequence genomic region harbors:
- the LBX1 gene encoding transcription factor LBX1, whose translation MTSKEEAKASSVEERRRSPLDQLPPPANSNKPLTPFSIEDILNKPAVRRSYTICGTAHLLSSTDKHPPAGLPLSSRALLSQTSPLCALEELASKTFKGLEVSVLQAAEGRDGMTIFGQRQTPKKRRKSRTAFTNHQIYELEKRFLYQKYLSPADRDQIAQQLGLTNAQVITWFQNRRAKLKRDLEEMKADVESAKKLGPNAQVDIVSISELEPNSEGRGKSRSLSPTLPKHGLETASHLQLPPESPLTDQPNSSKDCSEDEEDVEIDVDD comes from the exons ATGACTTCCAAAGAAGAAGCCAAGGCTTCCTCGGTGGAGGAGAGAAGAAGGAGCCCCCTGGATCAGCTACCCCCTCCCGCCAATTCCAACAAGCCTCTGACCCCCTTCAGCATAGAGGACATTCTGAACAAGCCAGCCGTCAGGCGAAGTTACACCATCTGCGGGACAGCGCACCTCCTCTCCAGCACCGACAAGCACCCGCCAGCCGGCCTGCCCCTCTCCAGCCGGGCGCTCCTCTCCCAAACCTCCCCGCTCTGTGCCCTGGAGGAACTGGCCAGCAAAACCTTCAAAGGGCTGGAAGTCAGCGTCCTGCAGGCAGCTGAAG GAAGGGATGGGATGACTATTTTTGGCCAGAGACAAACTCCCAAGAAAAGGAGGAAGTCTAGAACCGCCTTTACAAACCACCAGATCTACGAACTGGAAAAGAGGTTTTTGTATCAGAAATATCTCTCCCCAGCCGACCGAGACCAAATcgcccagcagctggggctgacCAACGCCCAGGTGATCACCTGGTTTCAGAACCGCCGAGCCAAACTCAAAAGAGACCTGGAGGAGATGAAAGCAGATGTGGAATCTGCCAAGAAACTGGGGCCCAACGCCCAGGTGGATATTGTTAGCATTTCAGAGCTGGAGCCGAATtcggaagggagggggaaatcgCGTTCTCTTTCTCCAACTCTACCCAAACATGGACTGGAGACCGCCAGCCACCTTCAACTGCCTCCTGAATCCCCTCTCACAGACCAACCCAACAGCAGTAAGGACTGCTCAGAGGACGAAGAAGATGTGGAAATTGACGTTGATGACTGA